Proteins co-encoded in one Candidatus Nitrosacidococcus tergens genomic window:
- a CDS encoding RnfH family protein, with protein sequence MDSANHFSVSIAYGHPRKLTLINILVEENTIVREAIEKSGILNLFPEINLECAEIGVFGKIIELSTPLHHLDRIEIYCPLMIDPRQARRDRASKS encoded by the coding sequence CTCTATAGCTTATGGTCACCCAAGAAAACTTACGTTAATCAATATTCTTGTAGAGGAAAATACAATCGTTAGAGAGGCAATTGAAAAATCTGGTATTTTAAATCTATTTCCAGAAATTAACCTTGAATGTGCAGAAATCGGTGTTTTTGGCAAAATAATAGAGTTAAGCACACCACTTCACCATCTAGATAGGATAGAAATTTATTGCCCTTTAATGATTGATCCTAGGCAAGCCCGCCGTGATCGTGCAAGTAAGAGTTAA